TTCACGCTGGTGATCGTCGGATACGGCTTCTGCTGGGCCATGACCATCCTGGGGTGGATCTGCCTACGATCCGAGTGGAAGATGAATTATCGCCCTCGAGCGAAGCTCCCGTTCGAAAGGCAAGACTTTCGACGTAGCCTCTGACATTGCAATGTCCGGCTTCCACCCCAGCCGGCTGTTCCCAGCATAATCGAAGGTTGCGGCCGCGAATGTCGGTTTTGCGGTTTTGCGCGCGCAGCCTGACGTTCTACCAGCGGCGTAAGCCGATCGAGATCGTTGGGCGGCTCGCAACGGGTTCGCCCAAACGACGTGTTGGAACTTGGGCACATACAGGCTCGCCCACTTCTGCGTCCGATCGTACATCGGACGGGAAGGCGGACGCCCTCTGGAAGCCACCGCTTATGGCGTAGGTCCGAGCGGCGCGCTCGCTGCAGCCTCTGTCTCCGGCGGGGGCAGACGCCAGGTTACACGGCTGAAGAAGCTGTCCGCGACCGGCTTCTTTGCGGCATCCCGCGCGGGCTCGAAACGTGCAAGTTCGCGCATAAGTCGGCAGGTTTCCATGTCGAGAGTTTCGGAGCCGCTTGACGAAGAGATGGTGCAGTCGGCGACCCGGCCAGCGACATCCACAGCGAGCACGAATCTCACAGTACCCTGCTCGCCGGCGGCCAATGCCGCGGGAGGATAGACGGCGTCCGCGAACACTGCAGAGAGCGGGAGAACGGGTTTTGCCATCGTCACATGCCGATATCCGCTGGGAGGCGGCGACGGCGGGGGAGCAGGCGGTGCGACCGCCGCCCAATCAAACACCGCGGCTTTCGCAGTGCAGGCCGACAGGCGCTTCGCCGCCGTCGCCGCGCCAACCAATTCATAGCGGCCGACCTCCCGCCCTTCGGGGGCGAGGATTTCGATCGCCGCGGCGTCGGCGATCTCCGCCACCGTGAGACCCTCGAGCGGGATATACAGCCCGAAACTGCCGACTCGACGTGGATCCGCCGACAAGGTCCGTCGCGTCGAGCCGACGACGACGACCTGGTAACCGCCCGTCTGCGGCCGAGGCCATGCGTCGTTGCTTATCGAGATCGTATCACCAATGCCGCTGTGGAAGAGCATCAGCCGCCCTCCGTCGGCAAAAGTGCGATCGAGGCTGCAATGATCGGGGCCGATCGCCTTCACGGTCCATCCGGCGACGACCTCCCCCGGCGGCCCGCCCGGAGGAGCGGCGAGTGCCTGTCCCGAGAGGACGAGCACAGCGAGTGAGGCTTCTCGGAAAAAACGCTTCATTGATGATTGTCTCCTCCGTGTGACGAGGCGAGTTTCATAACCGCCGAGAAAGGCGCGCGCCACGTCCGCGTGCTTAGGCCTCGGCTCAGCATCGAATTCCGTCGATGCGGCTATGTCGCTTTTCCACCCGACTCAGCTGTTCCGGTCCGGAGCGGGCGCCGGCCCAGGCTAGGTCCGCTTTCGCCAGGCGGGCTGACGATCGCGCCGCCACAGACAGGATTACCGCGCTACAGCGCGGATCGACCCATAGCCGACGTCCAGGTCAATGGGTAAGATGCGGCATGGCTTGGATGTTTGATCAGTCGCCGAACGTGGCCTGCATAGCAACCGCAACGGTTTTTGCCGGTGATCCCGTTCTCGTCGTTACCCATTATGAAGACGACCATTCATGGGCTTTTCTGGACGGGCGCCCGATCAATCAGGCGCAGACATGGGTGGTAGCCATGTCCCAGGTCATCGAACTTCACCCTGATCTTCAAGAGATCGCCGATCTCCCTCCCGGTTGGACCGCCTGGCGAGCCAGCGCGAGCCAGCCTTGGTTGAAGGAGCTGGATCCTGCGGAGATGCCCGCCTGATGGCTCAATCTGCAATCCATCCACCCGGTCTGTTCCCGGCACGATCGGGCGGCGCCTCGGCGAAGATCCGCTTACGAGCGCCAAGTCGACGTTCCTGCCGCCGCCAGCGCGATCGCCGCGCTACAGCGCGGATCGACTCAAAGCTGACCTTGCGCGCGTGCATGGACGACAGGAGGCAGCCCACTGGCGGACATCCGGATGAGCAGGTATTTGTGGGCGATGACACCGCGCTGGATCTGGACCGCAGCTCTTCTAACCAGCGCCTGCACGGATGGCGAAGTAGGGACACCCGAACGCATCAACGTCGAAGTCACTGGTTCACCAGAGTGCCTCTCGACCGTGTATGCCAGCCTCAATGATCACGGCATTGCTGCTGCTACGATGCCCGCTTGGGAGAAGGGCATAGGAAAGATGGAATTCGGAACGATCGAGATTCATAGAGCGCCCGAAGTGCGGAGCTGGCTTACCACGGCGGCTTGTGTGAGAGCCATACGCCAGCGCCCCTGCTCCACGCCGTTGACGGATGTCGATTTTTGCAACGCTCCCAAACGTGCTGGCTGACGTCTCCTTCCCGCCAACTCTCGCGGTAGCCGGCAACACCGGATACCATCTGATTTCGCTTTCCCCAGCGCGACCGCTCGCCGCGGTGGCGAACGTCAGCTCTCGTGCGGCAGGCTGACTCGCCCGACGGGCCTGCTCGAAATCGGGAGCTACGACCTGCTCCGACCCTTTCCTGCCCTTGAGACCGCCGCTACCACTCGCTCGAAATTGGAGGGACAGCATGTTCGTGATGAAAACGGTGGACGATCTTTGGGAGCATATCGCCTATGTGATGGCGTACGCTCCACAGTTCCCGTACCGCGACTTTCTGCCCGCCGATGAGCAGATGACGTTAGACAAGGCGTTCGAGCAGCTGCGGCAAGGCGTGCTGATTGCTTATCCGGAGGAGGAGTTCGCTTCGAAACGGGCCGTACTCAACGCCATCTTGGATAAATCCTACGCGGCGTATCGCAACAAGGATGACCTGAATGCGTGTAGGCTTCTGAACGACTTCGAGGATGGGATCTTCCAGCGATCAAACTAGGTCCGGTTTCCACCCCATCCGGCTGTTCCAGGCGGCGGAAACTGCCGCGTCGGCCTATGTTCGCTTTCCCTAAGCAGGCTGACGACCGCGCCGCCCCGTGGGCGACCAGGCGCTACGGCGCGGATCGACCCTTGTCGGACATAGCGCAGGCGTGTGATGAG
The nucleotide sequence above comes from Sphingosinicella sp. BN140058. Encoded proteins:
- a CDS encoding energy transducer TonB; this encodes MKAIGPDHCSLDRTFADGGRLMLFHSGIGDTISISNDAWPRPQTGGYQVVVVGSTRRTLSADPRRVGSFGLYIPLEGLTVAEIADAAAIEILAPEGREVGRYELVGAATAAKRLSACTAKAAVFDWAAVAPPAPPPSPPPSGYRHVTMAKPVLPLSAVFADAVYPPAALAAGEQGTVRFVLAVDVAGRVADCTISSSSGSETLDMETCRLMRELARFEPARDAAKKPVADSFFSRVTWRLPPPETEAAASAPLGPTP